The following coding sequences are from one Carcharodon carcharias isolate sCarCar2 chromosome 13, sCarCar2.pri, whole genome shotgun sequence window:
- the LOC121285451 gene encoding transmembrane protein 60-like, translating into MRMSLAQRVLMTWLFTLLFLIVLVLKLDDKAPWNWNLIFIPLWIFDTILLMMLIVKIIGRCKSGYDRNGNNLKKEVWYLCAMLLKFGFLLALCARLEHFAQMKLIFVFIPLWLLLIGAVVDLAYNIYSMRQD; encoded by the coding sequence ATGAGAATGTCATTAGCGCAGAGGGTTTTAATGACCTGGCTCTTCACCTTGCTCTTCTTAATTGTATTGGTGCTGAAATTGGACGATAAAGCTCCTTGGAACTGGAACCTTATCTTCATCCCGCTCTGGATTTTTGATACCATCCTTTTAATGATGTTAATCGTGAAGATTATCGGGAGATGCAAATCGGGCTATGACAGGAACGGCAACAATCTCAAGAAGGAAGTCTGGTACCTCTGCGCCATGCTGCTTAAATTCGGCTTTCTGCTAGCGCTATGCGCCAGGCTGGAGCATTTCGCACAAATGAAACTCATATTCGTTTTTATACCTCTTTGGCTCTTACTCATCGGGGCAGTGGTTGATCTGGCGTATAATATCTATTCTATGAGACAAGACTGA